The nucleotide window caattaCTACCTTTCATTGAGTACTTCTTGCATGGAGGCTCCAAGCTCATCACTTTATTCCCATAAAACAACTCTAAGAAACTATCAATATTTATACTCTAATTTTACACACAAAAAACTGATTTTAAGGAGTTCAAGCTACCTGCCCAAAGTTACCTTCCCATATACAGCGTTGGCAAAGTGTGAGCACATTATAAAGTCCATGGTGTTAATTATTaatgaagagataaataaatgcattttctagGCAAAGAGAGAACATGTACCTTAGATAGAATAATCAATGATAGGTACCAGATTATTTGAGATTCaatcaattttcaaaaattctgCCCCATGTTCTCCATAAATATGCTCACAATTGTGAAACTATGTATGACACATATGATTTTTTCAATTCAGAAACTATGGTATCTATACTTGGGAGTGGCTTGAAAATGATCTGATTTAGTCACTTTCcccaattttaaagaaaagaaaacatccatAAATTTGAAGTGATTTGTACAGTACTGCCTCCTCTTTGGGGGCAAAGCCAAATCTGGAACCCAGGTGTCCTGGCTCCCTGCCCAGGTCATTTCCACCTCACCTCTCTCCATTGCTCAGTAGCAAATCATCAATAGCATTTATAAATTAGAATTACTTTTGGATACATATACATGGTAGAATCACATAATCTCACAGACACAGAAGTGAGAGTTTATGGATGTGGATAAGGGTCATTTTGTTGACTATTCCTATTCATTTGTAAGAACTTCTGGCAATAGAAGAAGATTTAGTGCTAAATTGTGGCAACTTCTTGCTAAAAGGTTAATCTTTATGATGCCAGCACTGAAAAAGAATCTAACAGTCTGTTTAGTTTAGCCTCCTCCAACTTAGATTGAAAACCACTGAAGACAGGTAATCTTCCATTAGGTTTTTAAATGAGATTTCCCACCTACGTTTTGTAACTTGTTCAAATATTTGCATCCCTTCACTCTCAAAAATTACTCCCCCTTTTTATCTTCAGTGCAATTCTAGCCTATTCTTGCTAGTCAAACCTTTGAAATAACAGGAGAACTGATACTCCCTTATAATGTTGCCCTTAAAATTAATGGGTTTTAGTAATATATATTCTGGTAGAAATTCAATAATGGTAGAACTTAAAACCACTATGAAAACTGTGGTCTTAATTACCAAGCCATGTagataaatttgtttataatataAAAGTACAACACATGCTTGGACTAATAGAATCATAGACCTGTAGCTACTGCAACTCTAGACCCTGGGTTGTCTAAGACCTTAGAGCTCTGGGGGCAGTTTTGCTGCCCCATTTCCACAGGATTTGTATTGTAGTGGCTTCAAGGCATACTCACCACTTCCTCCCGCTTGGTCTTGTCAGTTGCTGGCCAAGCTTCCAGAGGCAGGTCGGGAAGCATGGGCGGCAGGGGCTGCATGGGGAACAGCGGAGGCAGATGTGGCTGTGGCGGCAGGGGCTGCATGGGGTGCAGAGGTGGCTGGGGCTGGATGGGCTGGATGGGCTGGATGGGCTGGATAGGCTGCATGGGCTGCATGGGCTGCATGGGCTGCATGGGCTGGTGAGGCTGCGGCTGAACGGGCTGGGGCTGGAAGGGCTGCTGGGCGGGCGGAGGGAGGTTTGGCTGGTGGTGATGGGTTGGAGTCATGGAGTGTTGGCCAGGAACGGGCATCATTGGTTGCTGGGGGACCACGGGCTGCTGAGCTTGTACCACTGGGATGTGGTGATGAGGCTGCAGGGTGTGAGTCTGGGGGTGCTGTTGGGACAGCACGGGGATGATTTGGTGGTGCAGCCATCCACCCATGGGCTCGTAACCATAGGAAGGGTACTGGTGAGAAACAGAGAGGCTCAGGTCACTTCCAACTGGACAAGCAGCAGTGTTTGCTTTGCCATATGGCCAtaggaatattttattcatttcttcctctgcaaGAATTTCTaactgtgtacacacacatgacCTTTTACAACTAAATTTCCCATTAGGGTCTCTATGTGGAGTAgacatatttcacttaatatggGAATTTAAATGCATGCTAATATTTTAagggaataaagaacaaaatatctACCTACCGGTGGCCTTATCATGCTCTGGTACCACTTCAAAGGAGTAAGCACCttaagagaaagagatgtgagAATGCATTTGATTTAATTTACTTCATTCTGATATAGAAACTCACTAATGCAGTATGAAATATAGACTCACTAATTCAGTCCCGTAAATACTGATAGCCTGAGAATGTGAGTtctacaaaagaaagaagaacgTAAACATTTTTTGGGTGctttctatgtgtcaggcactgtgttacATCCATTGcacacatttttcacattttctcacaTGCTCTGAGGCAGGTATTCTCATCCTCGCTTTTGCAGATAAGGTCATGGAGAGTTAAAGAGGTTCATTAAGTTAACTAAGGTTGCAAaaatggtaattctgtttaattctaTAGCTCCTGCTCTTCACTGCAagggcaaaacaaacaaaaattatgacaTATTAATGTGACATAAtagtaatttcattcttttttcatttaacgttacaatggcaaaaaaaaaaaaggaggtggaAACACGGTCCCTCATCCTAGAAACACAGATTTACTGCTCAAATATGTCAACCTTTTAAGGTTTAACAGAAACTCTTGCCTCAAATTCTTACTAACATTTTTCTTCAGCTAGTATAAGTAAACAGACTCATAGATTATTACCTGAACCTGTGAGAGAAGAAAGACTTTCATTCCTTTCTGAACAGTATATACTTGGTTAACCTCAGGTTTTGTGCTCCTTCATATAGTAGTTCAGCATTTAATcaatataacaaataattattaactttGCTCAAGTTATACTTGACAAAACACTTTtcatattcaataattattttactttccaaacaatgttttgaaatatgctcATCATAATTATTTCCCTTCTCCAGCTGAGGGAACCAAAgttccagagagagaaaatggtttTCCCGAAGTCATGTAGTTAGTAAGGGATTGAGGAGAACCTCAAACCCGAGACCCAGAGCTCTGGTGCTTTCCATTCCTCTGCACAGTCCCTCGTACACCACTTAGTCACTCATCTTTCAGTGAAGTCAAGTGAGAGACTCACATCAAGTGTAAATGTCTTAGAATCAGGAGTTTTTGAgctcagaaaaaaatcttagataaCATCCTACCTAATCCCCACATTGTACTGGCTGGGACGCAACAAGGCTATTCAGCCAGAGTTTTCTTTCCACCCTAACGTGCAGCCTCCCTAAGTGGTAGTTCATGATAGATAAAATTATAGCCATGTTTAGGAGGACAGACCCAGAGTGGCCAGGTAGGAGGGTGCTGGGACAATGCAGGCTTGAGGCCACCCATCAGGGTTTAAACTGGAAAGCTGGTGGTAAGAACTGTAAAATTGGGATTATTCAAGAAACATCTTGGATGAAGAATCAACACACTATTCTTTACAGAGCCCCAGGGCATTGTTAACCCAAACAATGGTCAaaattagtaaaaagaaaaattacctcaTAGCTGAAGTTGATATAAGCAGGGTGCCCGGGATGAGGTGGTAGCTTTTATAGGGATGGGGAaggagaatagaaaaagagagaaaaggggaaagtgaaggagagagagagggagaggaagagattaAGTCAATATGCAATTGTTCACATTAAGGGAGACTGAGctacttaaaaaaatctgtatagtGCAGAACAAATCTGAGGTCCACTTTTTAGTTTGGACATGTATGCTGTGCAGGAGAGAAGCCCTCTTGTTTAAAGAGGTCCAGAACAGCTAACCGACTGTCCCTGGGGTTACAGTCTTATGGCGGGAGACCTGGAAGCAGAAACcagcacacatttattctctGATGGTTTTCAAACAACTCCTCCCCCAATGTCAATGAATTTTGTCTCACCCACCAGTTTACTTGATAAAACTCACTTCATGTTGGGGAGAAAGGCATGTTTCTCTTACACAGTTAAGAAATCCCAAAAAGAAGAGAATTGCCCCACAGACATTCCCTTACTTAAGGGAATCAAAGGGGTTCCTCATAATTGACACACAAAGCAAACAGCActcaacagcaacaaaagaaacCACAAGGCGGGAATTGTTGATGAATTCAAGAACAAGAAGGGGTGCAGCAAAGTGGAAACATTATAAATTCTGTGGAAAATGACAGAGTTGATTTATCGAGTTGAGGCcgatcatttttattattctgtcaATGATTTTatggaagaatattttaaaagttcaaaataaaaaacaacctgAATGATGATCTAAACCAGAACTGTCTGTCCTTTCAAAAGTAGGGGCCCAGTGTATGGGGCCTGAGTTGTGGGATTTTGGTTGGCCCTGGGGTccgggagagggagagaagagtcAGGCAGAAAATCTCCCTCAGACACTGACTCATTAGGGGTCAGCTATAGTATagtctttaaaatgtttgtatttcaTAACAGGGTCCCTTCACTCCCATCTGGATATGGATTATTATTTTAGTCAGGTAACTGCCTTCCCTATACCGTCTTGATAGATACCAAGCCAGGGGATGCTGAGTTCAGGAGTGGGAAAAATGCAGGGGCCCCTCAAGGGACTAGGAATGGCCACAATGCAGGGTTTCAGGAAGGCAGAGCACAGAATCTGGGTCTTGTGggtgagaggaagaaaggaggcagGTGTGCAAACTTGCTGGCTTCTGGTTGTATCAACTGCTCTTTATGCCACCAGCAAGCAGATGGAGCCTGCTCGGCCTGCATGTGATCTAAGCTCTCTGCCCTATGTACCTGTGTCTGGAGACAATGGGTCCGACATCCTGGTCTTTGGTACATTTGAATGTAAAGTTTATCAATTTGTATTGGGTGTGGGTAGGATCCCGGGTAACCACAAGGAAGCCAGGTACTTAGTAGATGTACCCAAAGGAGTAGGGCCTCTAAGAACAAGGAGATGGTTCAAACAGGGGATTCCTAACACAGAAATATTACCCCCTGAAGAGTAACAGCAGTGGTATGTGGAGGGCTGGAAGAAATTTGGAAACTTGAGAAATTGGGTTTTAGAGAAAACTGATAGTTTTGTAATATTTGCCTAATGCTGATTAAGCACTTTCTCAAGAGGCCTTTTCCAAAGGTCCCTTCTGAAGACTTCCTCCATCCAGAGATGGGCATTGATATTTACAAGCTAATGGTTTCAACAGAATCTCCTGGGGTGCTTGTAAAAATGCAGAGTCCTGGGCCCTGCTTCAGCTGTACCAAATCAGAATGTTTGGCAGAGGCATTCGAAAATCTTATCTTTTTAAACGATCTCCTCAAGTGTTTCTTCAACACAGACACGTTTGAGGACATCTGATATTATACCATTTTAAACCCTAAAGTTTACCAACGGTGgagaagatttttatttctaagtttgTGAAATTCGACACTGACTTATGCAAGGGGTGTTTTACTCACGGGCATGGCGAAAGCTGCTCCCAAGAGGCAGGCAAACAAAATCCAGGTCCCCATTTCTCGGTGATTCTGAAATGCAAGTCAATACCCACTTTTCGTATTTCTTCTCAAACATGGGCATAATTAGTGCTCCATAAAACACACATAATCCATATTAGTCTGATGCTAGTAAAAAGGATAGGGCCATTCTTTGTGAGATGACTTCATTGATATGTGATTTCCAGTCCTCACCCCATTTCACTGTTTCTGGAGTCACAATCACGATAAAGATGCATTTAATTTAGGCTGAGAGCTGAACAAGTTATAGAGACATGAATGATCTATCATTACATGATTTTGTATGCCATTTTCCTGCACTTGGCCTGTAGTCATAGAAGCTAAATggtatttataattaataatggAAAGAATAGAGTAGGCTCTAGAAGTTGGAGAGATCATCAAAGTGCtcagtattttatacttttagaaCAAGGAGACACAGAAAAATCTACTGCTAAAAACGAAGATCAATCCTTTGAGAAAagatattaagtaatttgccaatAATTTAAGGAGAGAGTGGGGTTTAGTTCCAGATGTTCCAATCTGTAGAACTTCAGGCAAGACCCTCTAGTAACATCTCTGAGCTCCAGATGTGGAGCAAAAATGTGGTTGAACCAACAGGAGAGGACAGTACTAATATTCTGTGAttctttaatgaattttgaattatttctacctaaaatttt belongs to Eulemur rufifrons isolate Redbay chromosome 30, OSU_ERuf_1, whole genome shotgun sequence and includes:
- the AMELX gene encoding amelogenin, X isoform, whose product is MGTWILFACLLGAAFAMPLPPHPGHPAYINFSYENSHSQAISIYGTELVLTPLKWYQSMIRPPYPSYGYEPMGGWLHHQIIPVLSQQHPQTHTLQPHHHIPVVQAQQPVVPQQPMMPVPGQHSMTPTHHHQPNLPPPAQQPFQPQPVQPQPHQPMQPMQPMQPMQPIQPIQPIQPIQPQPPLHPMQPLPPQPHLPPLFPMQPLPPMLPDLPLEAWPATDKTKREEVVSMP